The window TGCCCGGTCACGGTCCACTACGCGTGATTTCGGTGTAGTTCGTCAGCGTAAGCGTGACGAACTACACCCAAGCCGCTCGTCCAGCGTGCCGTCGATCGCGCCGCGGACCACGTCGTGCACCCGCGGATCCCACGTCAGCCCGGTCTCCCAGGGCAGGCCCGCGGCGTCGGAGACGAAGATGCTGTGCGTGTCGTCGAATGTGAAGCACTGACGCCGGGGCAGGAACACGCGCTCGCTGACGTCGACGGCCAACGCGCTCGACGTGGCGACGAGGCCGTCGTTGGGCCACACCGACGGATTGGCCGGCTCCGACGGTGCGGTGAAGCGGTTTCCGGCGATGAGGGTGACCGGGATGTCGTCGAGGACGCCGGCCTGGTATTCGTTCCAGCCTCCGGGGCCCATCAGATAGGCCTGGTTGACCTCGCGGCCCGACCCGGCGACCAGCCGGTCGACCTCGGCTTTCAGGTCGTCCATCGCTGCTTCGCAGAAGCCGTCGCCGAGGCAGTCCGACTTCGGGGTGAGGCCGTGGGCGTAGTCGGACAGGTAGGTGCCCTGCCACGGGGTTCCGATCGTGGTCAGCGACCGGATCCGGATCGGCGAGCCGAGGCTCTGCAACACCCGGAACGCGGCGCGTGAATACAGCCCACCCATCGAGTGCCCGACGACGTCGAGTTCGGAGACGTCGTAGACGTCGTGGAGATGGGTGAAGAACCGGGCGAGATGCTCACCGGCGGTGTCGATGCTGCCGGTCGAGTCGACGGTCATGATCTCGGGCAGTGTGATCGGGCAGTCGCCGAACGCGCCGAAGCCGTCCTGATCGACCACCGGTCCGCGCCCGGCCATCGCGGGGGAGGTGAAGACCCGGTAGCCGTGGTCGAGCAGATCCTGACGTAGGGCGGTGTCGGTGTTGCCGGCTGCCAGCCCCGACGCGCACGCCTGCTCGGGCGTGGTGAACGGGCTGGTCGCATTCCCACCCGAGACGACGACGACGGCGCGGCCCGCGGGTTGTGGTGCGGCGTGGGCGCTTCCGGCGCCGAAGAACGACGCGACCACGAGCATGGCGAGGCTTACCGACAGTGGACGCACGGCTCTCCTGACGCAGCGGAAAGTGTTCGGCGCATGGTAGCCGGGCGGGACGCGATCGGCGGGGACATCGCTTCTGAGAAGATGGGTGTCACCATGAGCAACACCACCAGGCCCGTCGTCTTCTCGGGCGCGCAACCCACGTCCGACTCCCTGCACCTGGGCAACGCGCTGGGAGCCGTCAGTCAGTGGGTGAGCCTGCAGGACGGGTACGACGCGTACTTCTGCGTCGTCGATCTGCACGCGATCACGGTCGCGCAGGATCCCGCGACGCTGCGCAGGCGCACCCTCGTGACCGCAGCCCAGTACCTGGCCCTGGGCATCGATCCGTCCCGCGCGACCGTCTTCGTGCAGAGCCATGTACCGAGCCACGCCGAATTGGCTTGGGTGCTGGGGTGTTTCACGGGCTTCGGGCAGGCCTCGCGGATGACGCAGTTCAAGGACAAGTCGCAGAAGCAGGGCGCCGAGGCCACCACGGTCGGACTGTTCACCTACCCGGTGCTGATGGCGGCCGACGTGCTGTTGTACGACACCGAACTGGTGCCGGTCGGGGAGGATCAGCGACAGCACCTCGAGCTGGCACGCGATGTGGCACAGCGCATCAACGCGCGGTTCCCGGACACGTTCGTGGTGCCGGAGGCGATGATCCCGAAGGCGACCGCGAAGATCTTCGATCTGCAGGACCCGACGGCGAAGATGAGCAAGAGCGCCGAGAGCGATGCGGGCCTGATCAGCCTTCTCGACGACCCGGCCAAGACCGCCAAGAAGATTCGGTCGGCGGTCACCGACAGCGAGCGCGAGATCCGTTTCGACCGGGAGGCCAAGCCCGGGGTGTCGAAC is drawn from Mycolicibacterium gilvum and contains these coding sequences:
- the trpS gene encoding tryptophan--tRNA ligase, with amino-acid sequence MSNTTRPVVFSGAQPTSDSLHLGNALGAVSQWVSLQDGYDAYFCVVDLHAITVAQDPATLRRRTLVTAAQYLALGIDPSRATVFVQSHVPSHAELAWVLGCFTGFGQASRMTQFKDKSQKQGAEATTVGLFTYPVLMAADVLLYDTELVPVGEDQRQHLELARDVAQRINARFPDTFVVPEAMIPKATAKIFDLQDPTAKMSKSAESDAGLISLLDDPAKTAKKIRSAVTDSEREIRFDREAKPGVSNLLTIQSAVTGTDIDKLVEGYAGRGYGDLKKETAEAVVEFVTPIKSTVDDLLGDPAELEAVLARGAERAREVSGQTLRRVYDRLGFLASR
- a CDS encoding esterase/lipase family protein, yielding MRPLSVSLAMLVVASFFGAGSAHAAPQPAGRAVVVVSGGNATSPFTTPEQACASGLAAGNTDTALRQDLLDHGYRVFTSPAMAGRGPVVDQDGFGAFGDCPITLPEIMTVDSTGSIDTAGEHLARFFTHLHDVYDVSELDVVGHSMGGLYSRAAFRVLQSLGSPIRIRSLTTIGTPWQGTYLSDYAHGLTPKSDCLGDGFCEAAMDDLKAEVDRLVAGSGREVNQAYLMGPGGWNEYQAGVLDDIPVTLIAGNRFTAPSEPANPSVWPNDGLVATSSALAVDVSERVFLPRRQCFTFDDTHSIFVSDAAGLPWETGLTWDPRVHDVVRGAIDGTLDERLGCSSSRLR